Proteins encoded within one genomic window of Streptomyces taklimakanensis:
- a CDS encoding phosphoglyceromutase: MADAPYKLILLRHGESEWNAKNLFTGWVDVNLTEKGEKEAARGGELLKDAGLLPDVVHTSVQKRAIRTAQIALEAADRLWIPVRRSWRLNERHYGALQGKNKAQIRDEFGEEQFMQWRRSYDVPPPVLEDGAEWSQSDDPRYAMIPSELRPRTECLKDVVIRMMPYWYDSIVPDLLTGRTVLVAAHGNSLRALVKHLDNISDDAIAGLNIPTGIPLSYDLDADFHPVNPGGTYLDPEAAKAAIEAVKNQGKK, from the coding sequence ATGGCCGACGCACCGTACAAGCTGATCCTCCTCCGCCACGGCGAGAGCGAGTGGAACGCGAAGAACCTGTTCACCGGCTGGGTGGACGTCAACCTGACGGAGAAGGGCGAAAAGGAGGCGGCCCGCGGCGGTGAGCTGCTGAAGGACGCCGGCCTGCTCCCCGACGTCGTCCACACCTCCGTCCAGAAGCGTGCGATCCGCACCGCTCAGATCGCGCTGGAGGCCGCCGACCGCCTCTGGATCCCCGTCCGCCGCTCCTGGCGCCTCAACGAGCGCCACTACGGCGCCCTCCAGGGCAAGAACAAGGCCCAGATCCGCGACGAGTTCGGCGAAGAGCAGTTCATGCAGTGGCGCCGCTCCTACGACGTGCCGCCGCCGGTGCTGGAGGACGGCGCCGAGTGGTCGCAGAGCGACGACCCGCGCTACGCGATGATCCCCAGCGAGCTGCGTCCGCGCACCGAGTGCCTCAAGGACGTGGTGATCCGGATGATGCCGTACTGGTACGACTCGATCGTCCCGGACCTGCTCACCGGCCGCACCGTTCTGGTCGCCGCGCACGGCAACAGCCTCCGCGCGCTGGTCAAGCACCTCGACAACATCTCGGACGACGCCATCGCGGGCCTGAACATCCCGACCGGCATCCCGCTCTCCTACGACCTGGATGCCGACTTCCACCCGGTCAACCCGGGCGGCACCTACCTCGACCCGGAGGCGGCCAAGGCCGCCATCGAGGCCGTGAAGAACCAGGGCAAGAAGTAG